In one window of uncultured Acetobacteroides sp. DNA:
- the buk gene encoding butyrate kinase — protein MECYKILAINPGSTSTKIAVYANDENIFLKNIKHSANELKPFATVADQFSFRKEVILKELGNAGIELNSITAIVGRGGLLKPIESGVYEVNEAMKADLRKGVMGEHASNLGGLIADDIAKELGAKAYIADPVVVDELQPVARFAGHPLFSRISIFHALNQKAIARTYANSIGKSYEELNLIVAHLGGGVSVGAHQKGRVIDVNNALDGEGPFSPERSGTLPAGQLAKLCFSGKYTYEEVRKLINGKGGLVGFTGSNDAQELEAKAVAGDADAKLLQDALSYNVGKWIGTMISVLKGKVDGIILTGGMAHNPYIVDYVKDMVSFAAPIVVYPGEDEMAALAMNGLFVLKNEITPKEYK, from the coding sequence ATGGAATGCTATAAAATATTGGCCATCAATCCTGGATCTACATCTACCAAGATTGCTGTTTATGCCAACGACGAGAACATCTTTCTAAAAAATATCAAGCACTCGGCCAACGAGCTGAAGCCTTTTGCTACGGTTGCCGACCAGTTTTCGTTCCGCAAGGAGGTAATTCTAAAGGAGCTCGGCAATGCCGGTATCGAGCTGAATAGCATCACCGCAATTGTGGGTAGAGGCGGGCTGCTTAAGCCAATCGAATCGGGCGTGTACGAGGTGAACGAGGCCATGAAGGCGGATTTGCGCAAGGGCGTTATGGGCGAGCATGCCAGCAACCTTGGCGGCCTAATTGCCGACGATATCGCCAAGGAGCTTGGCGCAAAGGCCTACATTGCCGATCCTGTGGTGGTAGACGAGCTACAGCCTGTTGCCCGCTTTGCCGGACATCCGCTATTCAGCCGCATCTCCATTTTTCACGCCCTTAACCAAAAGGCTATTGCCCGTACCTACGCCAATAGCATCGGCAAGAGCTACGAGGAGCTTAACCTGATTGTTGCCCACCTTGGTGGCGGCGTGTCGGTTGGCGCCCACCAAAAGGGACGCGTTATCGACGTTAACAACGCGCTCGATGGCGAAGGCCCCTTCTCGCCCGAGCGCTCTGGTACGCTTCCTGCCGGACAGCTGGCTAAGCTTTGCTTTAGCGGCAAGTACACCTACGAGGAGGTACGTAAGCTCATCAACGGAAAGGGTGGCCTTGTGGGCTTTACCGGAAGCAACGATGCGCAGGAGCTGGAGGCTAAAGCCGTAGCGGGCGATGCCGATGCCAAGCTGCTCCAGGATGCGCTATCGTACAACGTTGGCAAGTGGATTGGAACCATGATTAGCGTGCTGAAGGGTAAGGTGGATGGCATTATTCTTACCGGAGGTATGGCTCACAACCCCTACATTGTAGACTACGTAAAGGATATGGTTTCGTTTGCCGCTCCTATTGTGGTTTACCCCGGCGAAGACGAAATGGCGGCGCTGGCCATGAACGGGCTATTCGTTCTGAAGAACGAGATTACCCCCAAGGAGTATAAGTAG
- a CDS encoding phosphate acyltransferase has protein sequence MTPIKSLDELILTLKSTGKKSRVAVVLAEDENTIGAVSEATDLGLIEAFMIGDEQKIVEKLRFEGVDPDKFTIINIPNDAAAAKEAVRMARTNEVDMVMKGLIGTDKFLKAVLDKENGLLLPKAVMTYVCALQIPAYSKLLFISDPAVIPFPTLQQKVAMVGYAVAMANRFGIVNPKVALVSAVEKPSEAIPNTMVDATICQMARRGQLPSCTIDGPLDVFLACDPKSVEIKGVPTPVNGEADILIFPSIEACNSFYKGLMLFAGGELGGFIQGTSKPVIMMSRSESAKSKLYCIATASLMAN, from the coding sequence ATGACCCCTATCAAAAGCCTTGATGAGCTGATATTGACGCTGAAGTCAACCGGAAAGAAAAGCCGTGTGGCGGTAGTGCTTGCCGAAGATGAAAACACCATTGGTGCCGTATCGGAGGCAACCGATTTAGGCCTAATCGAGGCTTTTATGATAGGCGATGAGCAAAAAATCGTAGAGAAGCTGAGGTTCGAAGGTGTCGATCCCGATAAGTTTACCATCATTAATATCCCTAACGATGCTGCCGCTGCCAAGGAGGCCGTTCGTATGGCTCGCACCAACGAGGTTGATATGGTGATGAAGGGGCTTATTGGTACCGACAAGTTCCTGAAGGCCGTTCTCGACAAGGAGAATGGCCTTTTGCTGCCCAAGGCGGTAATGACCTACGTTTGTGCGCTGCAAATTCCTGCATATAGCAAGCTGCTCTTCATATCCGATCCGGCCGTTATCCCATTTCCAACGCTGCAGCAGAAGGTGGCCATGGTTGGCTATGCGGTGGCGATGGCCAACCGATTTGGCATCGTTAACCCCAAGGTGGCACTCGTGAGCGCCGTCGAAAAGCCCAGCGAGGCAATCCCCAACACGATGGTTGATGCAACCATCTGCCAAATGGCAAGGCGGGGGCAGCTCCCCAGCTGCACCATCGACGGACCGCTGGATGTCTTTTTGGCCTGCGATCCGAAGAGCGTTGAGATAAAAGGTGTGCCTACGCCCGTAAACGGCGAGGCCGATATCCTCATCTTCCCCAGTATCGAGGCGTGCAACTCCTTTTATAAGGGGCTAATGCTCTTTGCCGGCGGCGAGCTGGGAGGCTTTATTCAGGGAACATCGAAGCCGGTTATTATGATGTCGCGCAGCGAGAGCGCTAAGTCGAAGCTCTACTGCATTGCAACGGCATCCTTAATGGCAAACTAA